A part of Ignavibacteriota bacterium genomic DNA contains:
- a CDS encoding TonB-dependent receptor, whose protein sequence is MSKEKEIELTASGPILTDQLFYTVSLDGIVSGTRWWQDFERFYEEPIDQQISGFGKLEYLFTPTLRLNVQMLYFYHDWYDYDFSWRLNLNGLPPEQKTTYRLAAILSHSVSSSFFYNLILSHYSARTRIGDIAREDVPVNDPFQYDFFLQYVIGGQEALRARLGQNTTTVKFDGTWKPSPDHLFKMGGEASFHRLTSDIIKFQPRKTYFGRPLVDLPQLDLSSSYAYAPANGGVYVSDKIDVMEKDGSLLNLGARFDFLDPRASRPSINATLSGDTLGAATGVAFIPAQWKFRFSPRVGLGIQVTENSYCFFNLGFYFQNPLFDYMYTGIDRIALNRGFSALTGNPDLEPERSTQWELSYRYALPHGVVLSAAYFKKETSNLIDTQTFITGDSKLAGTFGFAEFVNVPEASASGLEIVVTRERGTWLTGEMSYTYMVTEASSGSAFDGFYLAQYGFKPYIRTYPLSWDQRHTVKATIMFASDDGFKLDLVAHWHTGRPYTDYPTATGFAPVRGGDFVPNNARMPEFFNIDLKIQKRFRLAWWPDAEVSVYADMRNVTNEYNTVWMDSNGREGGELSDPSGHTIGRRIRYGFQVSF, encoded by the coding sequence GTGAGCAAGGAGAAAGAGATAGAGCTCACAGCGTCCGGCCCGATCCTCACGGACCAGCTGTTCTACACCGTGAGCCTTGATGGCATCGTGAGCGGAACGAGGTGGTGGCAAGACTTCGAGCGATTCTACGAGGAGCCTATCGATCAGCAGATCAGCGGCTTTGGCAAGCTCGAGTATCTCTTCACGCCGACGCTCCGGCTGAATGTGCAGATGCTGTACTTCTACCATGACTGGTACGACTATGATTTCAGCTGGCGGTTGAACCTCAATGGCCTGCCGCCGGAACAGAAGACCACCTACCGGCTTGCCGCCATCCTGTCGCACTCGGTGTCCTCCAGCTTTTTCTATAACCTGATCCTCAGCCATTACTCTGCCCGGACCCGCATCGGGGACATCGCCCGCGAGGATGTGCCGGTGAACGACCCCTTCCAGTATGACTTCTTCCTGCAGTACGTGATCGGCGGGCAAGAAGCTCTCCGGGCCCGCCTGGGTCAGAATACCACGACGGTGAAATTCGACGGGACGTGGAAGCCTTCTCCGGACCATCTCTTCAAGATGGGTGGAGAAGCGAGCTTCCATCGTCTGACCTCGGACATCATCAAGTTCCAGCCGCGGAAGACCTACTTCGGACGTCCTCTCGTCGACCTGCCCCAACTGGACCTGAGTTCATCGTACGCATATGCTCCCGCCAACGGTGGTGTGTATGTCTCCGACAAGATCGACGTCATGGAGAAGGACGGTTCCTTGCTGAATCTCGGCGCCCGTTTCGACTTCCTCGATCCCCGCGCGAGTCGCCCTTCTATCAATGCGACGCTCAGCGGGGACACCCTCGGCGCGGCGACGGGCGTTGCGTTCATTCCTGCACAATGGAAATTCCGGTTCAGTCCACGCGTGGGGTTGGGGATCCAGGTGACGGAGAACAGCTACTGCTTCTTCAATCTCGGATTCTACTTCCAGAATCCGCTCTTCGACTACATGTACACGGGCATCGACAGGATCGCGCTCAACAGGGGCTTCTCTGCACTCACGGGAAATCCCGACCTCGAACCCGAGCGGTCCACACAGTGGGAACTGAGTTACCGGTATGCGCTGCCTCATGGTGTCGTCCTTTCGGCGGCGTATTTCAAAAAGGAAACATCCAACCTCATCGATACGCAGACCTTCATCACGGGCGACAGCAAGCTCGCCGGGACATTCGGCTTCGCGGAGTTCGTCAATGTACCTGAGGCAAGCGCGTCGGGACTCGAGATCGTGGTCACCCGCGAGCGGGGAACGTGGCTCACGGGGGAGATGTCGTACACCTACATGGTGACCGAAGCCAGCAGCGGAAGCGCTTTCGATGGGTTCTATCTGGCGCAGTATGGCTTCAAGCCGTATATACGGACCTATCCCCTGAGCTGGGATCAGCGCCATACGGTCAAAGCAACAATCATGTTCGCGTCGGATGATGGCTTCAAGCTCGATCTCGTGGCCCACTGGCATACCGGGCGTCCCTACACGGACTATCCCACGGCGACCGGTTTTGCACCCGTGCGAGGAGGGGATTTCGTCCCGAACAACGCGCGCATGCCGGAATTCTTCAACATCGACCTCAAGATCCAGAAACGATTCCGGCTCGCGTGGTGGCCGGACGCCGAAGTGAGCGTGTATGCGGACATGCGGAATGTGACGAACGAATACAATACGGTCTGGATGGACTCGAATGGCAGAGAAGGGGGAGAGTTGTCGGACCCTTCAGGGCATACCATAGGAAGGAGGATCAGGTATGGATTTCAGGTTTCGTTCTGA
- a CDS encoding transglutaminase domain-containing protein has translation MHTKEFILAALLIVIVFIFMTTPAICQIRVPVIRANDPLVDIRDGGELRKGQWRISPHLTPDVYKTHAKNEPVTFITDIDSISCVVWTDTPFTFVILFQGKDSALTEVRYEPTYLEVLIAGGPYAKDPARTTIPFLYRSADTPELRSLRSRFALDSVAGHGPDDVRVINILHWVHTTFPHDGTKDAPASSGTGDLMGKCIADSNATVDCGSLATILADCYTALGFRARRIVCLPKDSTDYDCHSINAVYLPGIGRWVWMDPTNDAYVRDEQGQLLGIGDVRQRLIENRPLRLNEDANWNHRSPVTAAHYLYNYMAKNLFALLYYGKTAEGSRPVLLTPASYAGAIPRTRAAAPVCTHDPEVFWGK, from the coding sequence ATGCACACGAAAGAGTTCATCCTCGCTGCTCTGCTGATCGTCATCGTATTCATCTTCATGACCACGCCGGCCATCTGCCAGATCCGGGTTCCTGTGATCCGCGCGAATGATCCCCTTGTGGATATCAGGGATGGGGGAGAGTTGCGCAAGGGGCAGTGGCGCATCAGTCCCCACCTCACACCGGATGTGTACAAGACACACGCGAAGAATGAGCCGGTTACGTTCATCACGGACATTGACTCGATCTCATGCGTGGTATGGACCGATACTCCTTTCACCTTTGTCATTCTTTTTCAGGGGAAGGACTCAGCGCTGACCGAGGTCCGGTATGAGCCCACCTACCTGGAGGTGTTGATCGCCGGCGGGCCGTACGCGAAAGACCCTGCGCGCACGACCATTCCTTTCCTCTACAGGTCCGCCGATACCCCCGAGCTGCGATCGCTCCGTTCACGTTTTGCTCTCGATTCTGTCGCCGGCCACGGACCCGACGATGTCCGGGTGATCAACATCCTTCATTGGGTGCATACGACCTTCCCGCACGACGGCACAAAGGATGCGCCCGCCTCTTCAGGAACCGGGGATCTCATGGGCAAATGCATCGCAGACAGCAACGCTACCGTTGATTGCGGCTCTCTTGCGACGATCCTTGCGGACTGCTACACCGCGCTGGGATTCCGGGCGCGCCGGATCGTTTGTCTGCCGAAGGACTCGACCGATTACGACTGCCATTCGATCAACGCGGTCTATCTTCCGGGTATCGGCCGGTGGGTATGGATGGATCCCACGAATGACGCGTATGTGAGGGATGAACAGGGGCAATTGCTGGGGATTGGTGACGTGCGGCAACGGTTGATCGAGAACAGGCCGCTCCGGCTGAACGAGGATGCGAATTGGAATCATCGCAGCCCGGTGACCGCGGCCCACTACCTGTACAATTATATGGCCAAGAACCTGTTCGCTCTTCTTTATTACGGCAAGACAGCAGAAGGCAGTAGACCGGTTCTGCTCACCCCCGCAAGCTACGCCGGCGCGATACCGCGGACGCGCGCAGCTGCCCCGGTGTGTACCCATGACCCTGAGGTGTTCTGGGGGAAGTGA
- a CDS encoding N,N'-diacetylchitobiose phosphorylase encodes MRYGYFDDDRCEYVIEKPDVPVSWTNYLGVKDLCTVISHNAGGYSFYKSAEHHRITRFRQNGVPLDRPGHYVYIRDDDTGEFWSVSWQPVGKDLASAKYEVRHGLSYTRFSSQYRDINARQTVFIPVDDDVELWDVVIGNTGSTPRRLSVFAYVEFSFHHIEIDNQNLQMSLYASGSSYKDGIIEYDFFYEPWTFHYFTTDGTPDSFDCLRDRFIGVYRTETDPQAVVKGVCSGSSELGGNHCGALHRRITLAPGAEQRLLFMLGVGPRAAGATMREKYAQPAAVDAAFDGLRKYWAAKRAMFQCSTPHAGMNAMLNTWTLLQAETCVVWSRFASFIEVGGRTGLGYRDTSQDVMAVPHTNPDAVRGRILELLHGQVSQGYGLHLFDPDVFKPREEKLPGVKLPTVVPTPNISDIIHGLKDTCSDDALWLVPSICEYVKETGDLAFFDHVVPFADTGEGTVYEHMKRALDFSAEQIGATGICKGLRADWNDCLNLGGGESAMVSFLHHWALVYFIEAAAFLKRPEDVTTYTAMAETVRATCERELWDGEWYIRGFTRKGIKIWSKENAEGKIFLESNSLAVLSDAASPERGNMAVDAIYRHLFSKEHGIHLVWPAFTKPDDDIGYVTRVYRGIKENGAIFSHPNPWAWVAACKLGRGTTAMEFHDALLPYNHNDDVEVREAEPYSYVQFVMGRDHTAHGRGRHPWLTGSGGWAYYAATHWMLGVRPGYDALTLDPCIPAAWPGFEVTRQWRGATYHIAVKNPSGVEKGVKSVTLNGQKVCCAVPVQAPGTVNTIEVVMG; translated from the coding sequence TGTACCGTGATCTCGCACAATGCGGGCGGGTACTCCTTCTACAAAAGCGCGGAACATCACCGCATCACGCGCTTCCGCCAGAATGGTGTCCCTCTCGACCGCCCGGGACACTACGTCTATATCCGCGACGATGATACCGGTGAATTCTGGTCCGTGTCCTGGCAGCCGGTCGGCAAAGACCTTGCCAGCGCGAAGTACGAGGTCCGCCACGGCCTTTCCTATACCCGCTTTTCCAGCCAGTACCGCGACATCAACGCACGCCAGACGGTCTTCATCCCCGTGGACGACGATGTCGAGCTCTGGGATGTCGTGATCGGCAATACCGGGTCCACGCCGCGCCGGTTGAGTGTCTTCGCCTACGTCGAGTTCTCGTTCCACCACATCGAGATCGACAACCAGAACCTCCAGATGTCGCTCTATGCCAGCGGGTCCAGCTATAAGGACGGCATCATCGAATATGATTTCTTCTACGAGCCGTGGACCTTCCACTACTTCACGACCGACGGCACGCCGGACAGCTTCGACTGTCTGCGCGACCGGTTCATTGGCGTCTACCGTACGGAGACCGATCCGCAGGCGGTGGTGAAGGGGGTGTGCAGCGGCAGCAGTGAACTCGGCGGGAATCATTGCGGTGCGCTCCATCGCCGCATCACCCTGGCCCCGGGCGCGGAGCAGCGGCTGCTCTTCATGCTCGGCGTGGGCCCGAGGGCGGCCGGGGCGACGATGCGCGAGAAATATGCGCAGCCTGCTGCCGTGGATGCGGCATTCGATGGCCTCAGGAAGTACTGGGCAGCCAAGAGGGCCATGTTCCAGTGTTCCACCCCGCATGCCGGCATGAATGCGATGCTGAACACATGGACGCTGCTTCAGGCCGAGACCTGCGTCGTGTGGTCGCGCTTTGCATCCTTCATTGAGGTCGGTGGGCGCACCGGCCTGGGGTACCGTGATACGTCGCAGGACGTCATGGCGGTCCCGCATACCAATCCTGATGCCGTGCGGGGGCGGATCCTCGAACTCCTGCACGGGCAGGTGAGCCAGGGGTACGGATTGCATCTCTTCGATCCGGACGTCTTCAAGCCGCGCGAGGAGAAGCTCCCCGGCGTGAAGCTGCCTACCGTGGTGCCGACACCGAACATCTCCGACATCATCCATGGCCTCAAGGACACATGCTCGGACGATGCGCTCTGGCTTGTGCCGTCGATCTGTGAGTATGTGAAAGAGACCGGCGACCTTGCGTTCTTCGATCATGTGGTGCCGTTCGCCGACACAGGCGAAGGGACGGTGTATGAGCACATGAAGCGGGCCCTGGACTTCTCGGCAGAACAGATCGGTGCCACCGGCATCTGCAAAGGCCTGCGCGCCGATTGGAACGACTGTCTGAACCTGGGCGGCGGCGAGAGCGCCATGGTCTCGTTCCTGCACCACTGGGCACTCGTGTATTTCATCGAAGCAGCGGCGTTCCTGAAGCGGCCGGAGGATGTGACAACGTACACGGCGATGGCCGAGACGGTGCGCGCAACCTGCGAGCGTGAACTGTGGGATGGCGAGTGGTACATCCGCGGTTTCACCCGCAAGGGGATCAAGATCTGGTCGAAGGAGAATGCGGAAGGGAAGATCTTCCTCGAGAGCAACAGCCTCGCGGTCCTCTCCGATGCCGCTTCCCCGGAGCGCGGCAACATGGCTGTGGATGCGATCTACCGGCACCTCTTCTCGAAAGAACACGGCATCCATCTCGTGTGGCCGGCGTTCACGAAGCCGGACGATGACATCGGCTATGTGACGCGTGTCTACCGCGGCATCAAGGAGAACGGCGCCATCTTCAGCCATCCCAACCCCTGGGCCTGGGTGGCGGCGTGCAAACTCGGCCGCGGGACCACGGCGATGGAATTCCACGATGCGTTGCTGCCGTACAATCACAATGATGATGTCGAGGTGCGCGAAGCGGAACCGTACTCCTATGTGCAGTTCGTCATGGGGCGCGACCACACGGCGCATGGCCGCGGGCGTCATCCCTGGCTGACGGGAAGCGGCGGGTGGGCGTACTATGCCGCCACGCACTGGATGCTCGGCGTCCGTCCGGGGTACGATGCGCTGACGCTCGATCCGTGCATCCCGGCGGCATGGCCCGGTTTCGAAGTGACGAGGCAATGGCGCGGCGCCACGTACCACATCGCCGTGAAGAACCCCTCGGGCGTCGAAAAAGGCGTCAAGAGCGTGACGCTCAACGGCCAGAAGGTCTGCTGCGCGGTCCCCGTGCAGGCACCCGGCACGGTGAACACGATAGAAGTGGTTATGGGGTGA
- a CDS encoding TonB-dependent receptor, translating into MAMQPGRTAAPHTGLDESTVHTVSLVILLFSTLIFHTAFAGTAGILEGTVKDLRSGETIPGIVVELRALRRGTITDGDGRFEFQNVPAGNYEVRFSHVGYRALVVKGVVVNADLRTRLAKALEPTEIPLGEVEVYQEAPLVRQDVTSSSYFISGADLKDLPLTTPTEVVGLKAGTTLEGNVRGGKNTEVSYFVDGVLVQDLMGGGLGLTLPTSAVTGLSFYTGGFEAEYGNSLSGVVNIVTKTGTNAHQMLLRASADDLLGARR; encoded by the coding sequence ATGGCTATGCAACCGGGACGAACCGCTGCTCCACACACTGGGCTGGATGAATCGACCGTCCACACTGTCTCTCTCGTGATCCTCCTGTTTTCCACGCTGATCTTTCACACCGCGTTTGCCGGAACGGCGGGGATACTCGAAGGCACGGTGAAGGATCTCCGCTCCGGTGAAACCATCCCGGGGATCGTCGTAGAACTCCGCGCTCTCAGGCGTGGTACCATCACCGACGGCGACGGGAGATTCGAATTCCAGAATGTCCCGGCCGGGAACTACGAGGTGCGCTTTTCTCATGTGGGCTATCGCGCCCTCGTCGTCAAAGGAGTTGTGGTGAACGCCGATCTGCGCACCAGGCTCGCCAAAGCGCTGGAGCCGACGGAGATCCCTCTCGGAGAGGTCGAGGTGTATCAGGAAGCCCCTCTGGTTCGTCAGGATGTGACAAGTTCCTCCTATTTCATCAGCGGTGCCGACCTGAAAGACCTCCCCCTCACAACCCCAACGGAGGTCGTTGGCCTGAAGGCAGGCACAACGCTCGAAGGGAATGTCAGAGGTGGGAAGAACACAGAAGTGAGCTATTTTGTCGATGGGGTCCTTGTCCAGGACCTCATGGGCGGAGGACTCGGGCTCACATTGCCGACGAGCGCGGTCACTGGCTTGAGCTTCTATACCGGGGGGTTTGAAGCTGAGTATGGCAACTCGCTGTCAGGGGTTGTCAATATCGTCACGAAGACCGGCACGAATGCACATCAGATGCTCCTCCGGGCATCGGCGGATGATCTCCTCGGGGCACGCAGGTGA
- a CDS encoding MFS transporter, whose product MSTPALSCSRTTMVGYSIGECGNSLVMNSLFGFAMMYYTDALGLPHAQAGLAMAVAVFWDAITDPVMGHISDNTRSRFGRRHPHLLWGGIATILTYVFLWHVPTAFTANTQMLFWYLVVINLLQRTAITVFYVPYVALGFEICTDYKERVTLQGIRSAINMLSNLLGPGLAWAIFFANNEGVRATSVPANYLTMGMSFAAVSLVAFLLVVFVTRKHIKDSRDASTDGNTIAAFIKDMREITSDRLARYVLLFTIVVWAGIAFGSSLQMYLYEHFMRFTGIEKTIVHGGSMAGFGVGSLIATWLTTRFEKRGGVLWGALQTIGANAVLTVLFLPGILVPGQHATVFSLDIPISFVAFAMFHMTYWMGNGIIFPTVLSMMADVSEINEIHTGVNKDGAYAAVFSFAQKVAISLAVLGSGYVLEFIGFIPGTEVLQSAPTLWKLCAWTLLVGPAIALVSVGMIRGYPVTGAMLTDIRNGNGRSAAPSPAPRST is encoded by the coding sequence ATGTCCACTCCAGCTCTTTCCTGTTCACGCACCACCATGGTCGGCTATTCCATCGGCGAGTGCGGCAATTCCCTCGTCATGAACTCACTGTTCGGGTTCGCGATGATGTACTATACCGACGCGCTCGGACTGCCGCATGCGCAGGCCGGACTCGCCATGGCCGTCGCCGTCTTCTGGGATGCCATCACCGACCCGGTGATGGGGCACATCTCCGACAATACGCGCAGCCGGTTCGGCAGGCGGCACCCGCATTTGCTCTGGGGTGGGATCGCCACGATCCTCACGTACGTGTTCCTCTGGCATGTCCCCACGGCGTTCACCGCGAACACCCAGATGCTCTTCTGGTATCTTGTCGTGATCAACCTGCTTCAGCGTACCGCGATCACGGTCTTCTACGTCCCTTACGTTGCGCTTGGATTCGAGATCTGCACGGACTACAAGGAGCGGGTGACCCTCCAGGGGATCCGCTCGGCCATCAACATGCTCTCCAATCTCCTCGGCCCCGGCCTCGCGTGGGCGATCTTCTTTGCGAACAACGAAGGGGTCCGCGCGACATCGGTCCCGGCCAACTACCTCACCATGGGGATGAGCTTCGCCGCGGTCTCCCTGGTCGCCTTCCTGCTTGTCGTGTTCGTCACGCGCAAGCACATCAAGGACAGCCGGGATGCATCCACCGACGGGAACACCATCGCAGCATTCATCAAGGACATGCGGGAGATCACGTCTGACCGCCTCGCACGGTACGTCCTCCTCTTCACGATCGTCGTCTGGGCCGGTATCGCCTTCGGCAGCTCCCTGCAAATGTACCTCTACGAACATTTCATGAGATTCACCGGCATAGAGAAGACGATCGTGCATGGAGGGTCGATGGCCGGATTCGGCGTCGGTTCTCTCATCGCAACATGGCTGACCACGCGTTTTGAGAAGCGCGGCGGCGTCCTCTGGGGCGCACTCCAGACGATCGGGGCCAATGCCGTTTTGACGGTACTCTTCCTCCCGGGGATCCTCGTCCCCGGTCAACATGCCACCGTATTCTCGCTGGACATCCCCATATCATTCGTGGCCTTCGCCATGTTCCACATGACGTATTGGATGGGCAACGGGATCATCTTTCCAACGGTCCTCTCCATGATGGCCGATGTCTCCGAGATCAACGAGATCCATACTGGCGTCAACAAGGATGGCGCGTACGCTGCCGTGTTCAGTTTCGCCCAGAAGGTTGCCATCTCTCTTGCGGTGCTGGGCAGTGGGTATGTGCTCGAATTCATCGGCTTCATCCCCGGCACCGAAGTGCTCCAGTCGGCACCGACTCTGTGGAAGCTGTGCGCGTGGACCCTCCTCGTCGGCCCGGCGATCGCGCTGGTATCGGTGGGAATGATCCGCGGTTATCCGGTCACGGGTGCAATGCTGACGGACATTCGGAACGGCAACGGCCGATCCGCAGCACCATCGCCTGCTCCCAGGAGCACTTGA
- a CDS encoding T9SS type A sorting domain-containing protein produces the protein MARGTNAPPCGHYRKEETMRIHRWRVWLSALSALSIVLIVPPLHAVDLHSKANQADYLVISPAPYLADAERLAAFRREHDGITALVVHLDSILTQFTIHSTPDSAIKDFLECALTEWAPPRAAYVLLVGNVNWMPTHVEPEIPGFVYLGYADTVCIDHWFVEGPLDQWGTGRMRCALGRLPGWNSPEIAAMVDKTIGYEGAAPAPWWSTCLGLADQDELDGQIFVDDLRRFQNQVAPVWTDTISVVMDSLSARYRDSLSFRHLWDEGAALVVYSGHANAYNWSARHYFTAVSADSLRNGPRLPLVLSVGCAMRFDAPGPSMAVRLLRNPLGGAIACIVSQGITYSSISAEMVGGTLQRLRTGLTASAGVAFQQTKDSLSSSLCRRFTYLGDPAIRLKRPRAIASHPPELAAPDGFRLEQNFPNPFNPSTIIRYALPRRARVTLSVFSVLGQQISLLQHGDQDAGSHEVRFDARDLPSGVYFYRLSAGSFTETKRLLLIR, from the coding sequence ATGGCACGCGGGACCAACGCCCCGCCGTGTGGACACTACAGGAAGGAAGAGACCATGAGGATCCATCGATGGAGGGTGTGGTTGTCGGCCCTCTCCGCGCTGAGCATCGTTCTTATTGTTCCACCGCTTCACGCCGTTGATCTCCACAGCAAGGCGAACCAGGCGGACTACCTCGTTATCTCTCCTGCACCATACCTTGCCGATGCCGAACGCCTGGCGGCTTTCCGCCGCGAGCACGATGGCATCACTGCGCTGGTCGTCCATCTCGATTCCATCCTTACACAGTTCACCATACATAGTACACCGGACTCTGCGATCAAGGATTTCCTTGAGTGTGCGCTCACGGAGTGGGCTCCTCCCCGTGCAGCCTATGTGCTCCTCGTCGGCAACGTGAACTGGATGCCCACACATGTTGAGCCGGAGATCCCTGGCTTTGTCTACCTCGGATATGCGGACACCGTATGCATTGATCACTGGTTCGTCGAGGGGCCTCTGGACCAGTGGGGGACCGGTCGCATGCGTTGTGCCCTTGGCCGGCTTCCGGGGTGGAATAGCCCGGAGATCGCAGCGATGGTCGATAAGACCATCGGCTATGAGGGAGCAGCCCCGGCACCGTGGTGGAGCACGTGCCTCGGGCTGGCGGACCAGGATGAGCTCGATGGGCAGATCTTCGTGGACGACCTCCGACGCTTTCAGAACCAGGTTGCCCCGGTATGGACTGATACGATTTCGGTGGTCATGGATTCACTTTCCGCGCGCTATCGGGATTCCCTTTCGTTCCGGCACCTCTGGGATGAAGGCGCTGCGCTGGTCGTGTATTCCGGACATGCGAATGCCTACAACTGGTCTGCGCGGCATTACTTCACCGCTGTGAGTGCAGATTCGTTGCGGAATGGGCCACGTCTTCCGCTTGTACTCTCGGTCGGATGTGCAATGCGGTTCGACGCCCCGGGGCCTTCCATGGCCGTGCGACTGCTCCGTAACCCGTTGGGTGGGGCGATTGCCTGTATCGTCTCACAGGGCATCACATACTCGTCCATATCCGCCGAGATGGTCGGCGGCACATTGCAGCGGCTCCGGACAGGGCTGACGGCGTCTGCAGGCGTGGCGTTCCAGCAGACCAAAGACTCGTTGTCCTCTTCGCTCTGCAGGAGGTTCACATATCTTGGAGATCCGGCGATCCGGCTCAAGCGCCCACGTGCGATCGCATCGCATCCTCCTGAACTGGCCGCTCCGGACGGATTCCGTTTGGAACAGAACTTCCCCAATCCGTTCAATCCGAGCACGATCATCCGATATGCCCTGCCACGCCGCGCGCGAGTGACGCTCTCCGTGTTCAGCGTCCTCGGGCAACAGATTTCCCTCCTGCAGCATGGGGACCAGGATGCGGGATCTCATGAGGTACGCTTCGACGCAAGAGACCTTCCGAGCGGGGTGTACTTCTATCGCTTGAGCGCGGGGTCGTTCACCGAAACGAAGCGGTTGCTGCTGATCCGCTGA
- a CDS encoding T9SS type A sorting domain-containing protein, whose product MNRFSLPITVYLLATLGAVSLVSAGTPDRPTPSALSRTVLNLSTTGDVRTSPAFVPHRAKQLASLKTVIQNSSLGPQRYLFTYYPNGLIESQRIQCHKSGVWNDSIRTTWTYTAVGKTKSVYVEQYLQGAFRSLSRLTYEHNDAGDVISYVSEQGGWQLAPYSRTLFTYASPGKQLTGTVQSWTGSWTNSWRWSYVWNAAGQRIVSVDEEWAHGQWDTTAMTTSTYTGTSIIEENHRSRYRRDGVWGDSATMVARTDGAFKMYSMEWKEWSKGILSWATRTTNTFDVNEWLVRSEDEELLQGVMTPSWRVTFTYDYQGNELKRVRESYGNGTWHPAWQISSAYDGSGNMLTSKADEWAGAAWIPSVGTTLTDGYTGVRIMDAAGNITDFHRYASLAFEYGAVATGVPGGIAEQPRIWELSQNYPNPFNPTTVIRYGLPVQADVRLTVFDALGQRVAILEEGTRGAGYHEVTFDATNLPSGVYFYRLSAESFTETKRLLLIR is encoded by the coding sequence ATGAACCGGTTCTCGTTGCCGATCACAGTGTATCTCCTTGCAACTCTGGGGGCCGTATCGTTGGTATCAGCAGGCACTCCAGATCGTCCCACACCTTCAGCACTCTCCAGGACCGTCCTGAACCTCTCCACCACAGGCGATGTTCGCACCTCACCCGCTTTCGTGCCGCACCGAGCGAAACAACTGGCATCGTTGAAGACGGTGATCCAGAACTCCAGTCTCGGGCCCCAGCGATATCTGTTCACATACTATCCCAACGGATTGATCGAGTCGCAACGCATCCAGTGTCACAAGAGTGGAGTCTGGAACGACTCCATTCGCACGACGTGGACGTACACGGCTGTGGGGAAGACGAAGAGCGTGTACGTCGAGCAGTACCTTCAGGGGGCATTTCGCTCGCTGAGCAGATTGACGTACGAACACAACGATGCCGGAGACGTCATCAGCTATGTGTCTGAGCAGGGCGGCTGGCAGCTCGCTCCATACTCCAGAACGCTCTTCACGTACGCCTCGCCGGGAAAGCAGCTAACTGGGACGGTCCAGTCCTGGACCGGGTCGTGGACAAATTCCTGGCGGTGGAGCTATGTTTGGAATGCCGCAGGACAGCGGATCGTTTCCGTCGACGAGGAATGGGCCCACGGGCAGTGGGACACGACAGCGATGACCACGTCGACCTACACCGGAACATCGATCATCGAGGAGAATCACCGGAGCCGGTACCGGAGGGATGGGGTCTGGGGCGACTCCGCGACTATGGTTGCACGAACGGATGGTGCTTTCAAGATGTATTCGATGGAGTGGAAGGAATGGTCGAAGGGCATACTCAGCTGGGCGACCCGGACCACGAACACGTTCGACGTCAATGAATGGCTTGTGCGGAGTGAAGATGAGGAATTGTTGCAGGGGGTCATGACGCCATCGTGGCGCGTGACCTTCACCTATGATTATCAGGGCAACGAACTGAAGCGCGTACGGGAGTCCTATGGGAATGGCACCTGGCATCCGGCATGGCAGATCTCGTCAGCGTACGACGGTTCCGGCAATATGCTGACATCCAAAGCCGATGAGTGGGCGGGAGCGGCCTGGATCCCCTCCGTCGGGACCACTTTGACTGACGGGTATACAGGTGTCCGTATCATGGATGCCGCTGGCAATATCACCGATTTCCACAGATATGCCTCGCTGGCTTTTGAGTATGGTGCGGTGGCAACGGGTGTGCCAGGTGGGATCGCGGAGCAACCACGTATCTGGGAGCTCTCGCAGAACTATCCGAACCCGTTCAACCCGACCACGGTCATTCGTTATGGCCTTCCCGTTCAGGCTGATGTGCGTCTCACGGTATTCGACGCCCTCGGTCAGCGCGTGGCGATCCTTGAAGAAGGAACGCGTGGTGCAGGCTACCACGAAGTGACGTTCGATGCAACGAACCTCCCGAGCGGGGTGTACTTCTACCGCTTGAGCGCGGAGTCGTTCACCGAAACGAAGCGCTTGCTGCTTATCCGTTGA